In the Tamandua tetradactyla isolate mTamTet1 chromosome 8, mTamTet1.pri, whole genome shotgun sequence genome, TCTGACCTAAGGAAATTACTCAAGTAGAGTGCACTCTTAGAAGTCAGTGGAAGCTTTGTACCTGTTGAACCAAGGGCAGTATAAAATCTGACAAAAGTACTCTTGAAATGATTTTATTAACCCATGGATTCAGTTTCTTAATGACATAAAGTTGGATAAAAAGACTTTGTTCTGGTAAAGTTAtcttaataataatagaaaagacTGCTTTGGTtgtcacatacacaaaaaagtcaTGGTACACTTGAGGCGTCTGGAAATCTGGAGACAACAAGCTTCCAGGTTCAAGAAATCTTGTTTGCTACTattatgcatgtatgtatatatttaaaggcCACATTTAAAAGCACTCTGATTACACAATCATTTTAGCTTAAGCTTACCATTTAATGACCCATCACAACCCTGCATGGACTGAAAGCGTTAATGCAACTCAAAATGAGCAATTTCTGTCAGGGACGAGCTTATTATACGGTTggatactttttcatttcttttctatcaCACGTATTTAAAATACTGAGTAATTAGCTACATCAttcattagtttttttaatttaaataaagtttaaatttatatttaaaacttttttaattaaatagttTTAATATAAAATCAAGTATATTTGATTTCTAAGAAACTTAGTTAAAATGTTTTGCCTGaggcaaatattttttataatttataatttttataatatttttatggaTTATTATCATCCATATTCTCTACAATAAtgcataaacaaataaatcaaatacTCTACATATATGGGTAAAGATACCTGACTAGGATTATACAGATAAATTGGCGATTTTGATAAGAAATTAGACCTTTGTAGTCATTGTTCACTTTACTAGTGTTTTGCCACAAATAGCTCCTCTATGATATAAAACGATCTGacccaattttaaatatttcGAGGATTCAGTTCACTCACATTACCCCTTTCCTTCACTATcatcagtttgtttgtttgtttgtttgttttgtatgggcaggcactgggaatctaaaccaggtctctggcatggcaggtgaggactctgcctgctgagccaccgtggcccaccccacttTCCTTCactctaaacacacacacacacgcacacacacacacacaccagcaggGTAATGGCAGGAATCTACAACAAAGGTTTTAGTGGAACCAGAGTTCTAGGCTTGCTTCCCATTTGTTTCTTGTAGTTCTGTAATTTTATTCTAAACCTTGGATCTTATCATTCCTTCAGTCTGAATATTAGTCATAACCCTGCAATGTTATTACAAAGGGTGCCAATGCAAAGTcatattatatttcatattttactcGTGTAGCTTTACAAGCAGGCACAGAAGACTGAACTTTAAACTGTTGTTAAATGTTCAGTATTTAAGTTTATTCCATTTTGTACTGATGGCAAATTGTTTGAATATAAGATTTTaaattgtgacaataaaaatAGATTCCTTCACATTTGGGGGGACAGGTATTATCTAGTCAGTTATAATTTGAATCCactcaataaaattaatataaggaTATTAAGAGAATGTTGacaatataaatattcataaattttatagTGATGTTATAGTTTGCATTCTTCTCTCCAgaagcacttttaaaaatatttacatgaacttagaaaatatataaatatttaaaaatacaattaaatatcTATTTCAGTGATGcacaaaaaatatttcaaactgtCAAGAAAAATGAGCAATATTGACATATTTGGACATATCTGTCAGATATATGCTAACAGAGTAAGAACGGTGCTAATACTTCAGTTTCAAGAAAAAGTTGTCTTCTTTGCCTGATAATTGAATAAAATACCCATGTAGGTGTGAGGCCAAATTAAAAATCATGCTATAAGAATTGCAACTAGTTGAGGATTTACAAGACAAAATGTGCCTGTAGTGTTTTAAGCAAGCATTGCTGTATAAAGAGCTTTTAAGCAAGACTGCAGTTATCCAGTGCTTTTATGAGTTCAACCCCTTCTTCTGAACAAGACTTTTGATTGAATTAAGAGGAGCAGTGTTTCAGGGTAAAAGGGCAGAGGGAGAGCATCAAGGCCAAGAACTTCAGGGTCTGATAACTTGTATCTTCTTCTGTTCCCTTTAAATGGGAATGGagggaaggaaaatgagaaaacaaaattctTATCCACTGCAAATATAACAGTGTGCACATGAGCAGCTGGGAGCAATCTCAGAATTTTACAGTGCTTTCTCTATTTACAAAGCTTTTTCACAATTCACTTGATTCTCAGAATACTTCCATGAAACATAAATGGAGTACTAGCcttattttatagaagaaaacacTGATGCTTTAGAGGTTGTGACTTGTTACTCATGGTCAAATTGGTACAGTAAAGGCAAGCTTAGAAAACAGTTGGTCTGATTTCTAGttaaatattctttctcctataCTATGTTGGTTTTCAAACAAATGAAGCAACTAcagattaacattaaaaaaaactttataatttAAAGACGGCAGCTTCATTTGGTGCCCCTTTGTgattagaaattatttaaagaacAGAATAGAAATATACATCACAAAATATTCGACATTGTGATTAAAATGTCCCTTCCAGGGGAGAAGTTTATTTAGTAAGTTCAAAATTAGGGGACTCAAAAGTTAATGTACTCCCTTGACTCATTATTCTATCTTCACTTTTACCGATGAAATTGTAAAATACaatttgaatattaaatatatcaaacaTCTAGCCCATTTTCCGTGTCTAAAACTCTTTTCTATACTTTTATTATGTTGAAAGTAGGGATTTGAAAATTTACCTGGACAAAAAGGCTATCACTAAAAAAATTCTCTATTTACCTATACTGATAATTTTGACAGTGGCTCAAACTAAGTTGCATTTACTTTCTTTGAAAATGCCAGCATGTTTTTCTGTCTAAATAAGGATAGTGTAGTAAACCATCAAAACATTTGCTGATGCACGgtcctacatttttatttttacaaatatttgcaataaaatattttgcttggATCCTTAGATacctttataaaacaaaattttcaggAGCATTAAATCAGAGAATAAAATGAGcataaaacatattttctcaTGTTCAAGCAAAATTAAGGGAAGATAAGTATTTCACAGAATGATTATAAACTTGGTCCCTTAAATatagaattgatattttagtcttaGTTGATATCTCTGAGATTACTTACTTTTTAAGTGAATAGTGCACTTTTAGATACACTTTACTAtgcattattaattaattaactgaAATCAATACAAATCCTGATAAAGCTTTTAAATTGGACAATATGTGCACAAAGATGCCATTTCAAACTGTCAAAAAATTATTAACATTGACATATTTGGACACTAAGGTGAGTTATATGCTAACAAAATGAGAATAGAGGTAATTATATAGATAATTCAGTGTTAAAAAGTTGTCTGTTTGCCTGATAATTTAGCAAAATATCTATCTAATCGGGTAGTATAACAAATAAGCATGTTACTCTGAATTAAGTACTTTTACAAAACAGTGTTAGTATGAATCAGGTAATGCTTTTACTGCatcattcttttcttattattataattttcctGAAATGACACACAATCTGCGTATTAGTTCTTTGGCATGTTTGAAGTTAGCAGAAGCACTCTTTCCTGGGCTTTACTGCTTCCTCAGAAGAATGTACAGTATTTGGAACAAAACCACTTTTAACCCCTTCCCACCCATCCTGAATAcaaatttctccctttttaatAAGTTCATATATGTCTCTCGTCAAGATTGTGAAGGATTCCTCAACATTTGTAGCATCTTTTGCTGAAGTTTCTATATACTTCATACCACAGTCTGCTGACAGTTTTTCAGCTTCTTCCCTTGTAACTTGACGTTGTGAAGCTAAATCGCATTTATGTCCCACTAGCAGAAATACAATCTGAAATGGTTGTACATGCATTTTTGCTTCTTCTAGCCAATCTCTCACATGTTCAAAAGATCGTCGGTTAGTAATATCAAATACTAAAAATCCACCAACTGAGTTGCGGTAATAAGAGCGAGTTattgatctgaaaaataaatagaaaaaaagttgtAAAAGGACAACTTGTTTTTCATCCCCTCCTTCCAACAATGTAGCACCATAACAAAATTTGAAGATAAATTAATGTGATTTAACTAGAATTTGTAAATCAAGGACAGTGTATAAAGTGACACAAATATTCTATGAGACTAATATATAAGCCAGTTTTACACACTTGTAGAACATTAAAGTTGTAGtagctttctttttattgaggTAACATACGTACAAcataatatttcctattttaactacCTTCAAGTGTATAATGCAGTcgtattaattatattcagtaTTGTAAGAacctcaccatcatccattaccaaaattttccattgcCCCCAAACAGGAACTCTGCACCCTTTAAGCATTGATTCTCCATTTCCCAATCTCCGCCCCCTCCCTGCACCCTTGATaatctagtttctgtctctatgaatttgcctattctaggtatttcatataaatggaatccttcAATATCTggtcttttctgtctggcttatttcacccaacatgatatctttaagattcatccatgttgtagcatgtatcaaaacttctttttacagctgtataatattccactgtatgtatatacaacattttgttcatccattcattcatcaggTACACTGGGTTGTTCTGAGTAATGCTATCATGAACACTGCTACGCAAGTATCAGTTcaaatccttgctttcaattcttctgtgtATATTCCTAGATTTAGAATTGCCAAACTATAAGGTTATTGTAAGTAACTTTAAGAGGAATTGCCAAGCTGTTTTCTAGagtagctacaccattttacatgcccaccaACAAAATACTaagatttctatttctccacatcaacgctaacatttgtcattttccatctttttaatatTACCCTTTTTAGTGGGTGTGACATGGTAGTTACTTctagataaataaataagcatcTGCATGGTATGTCATCTTGCACTATCTTataattatttactttaaaatatctgATAGAATAATTATTACATCATTATGGTTGAAAATAGGCACACGAAGACTGGATGAACAGCAGGTGTGCTGGtatgaaactgtcatgtactccaggaaagccatgttctttaatcctcattcaatattgctgggtgggatcttttttattgttaccatggagatatgacccaaccaattgtgggtaacttttgattagatggtttccatggagatgtgtttccacccattcaaggtgtggtttcttactggagcccattaagagggagctattttggaaaagtttcagagCCCACAGTGCAGAAACCACATATTCAGAGATGTTTGTAGATGCTGAAGAAAAGCACCCccaggaa is a window encoding:
- the RAB39A gene encoding ras-related protein Rab-39A; the encoded protein is METIWIYQFRLIVIGDSTVGKSCLLHRFTQGRFPGLRSPACDPTVGVDFFSRLLEIEPGKRIKLQLWDTAGQERFRSITRSYYRNSVGGFLVFDITNRRSFEHVRDWLEEAKMHVQPFQIVFLLVGHKCDLASQRQVTREEAEKLSADCGMKYIETSAKDATNVEESFTILTRDIYELIKKGEICIQDGWEGVKSGFVPNTVHSSEEAVKPRKECFC